From one Nodosilinea sp. PGN35 genomic stretch:
- a CDS encoding CRR6 family NdhI maturation factor has translation MAHTITLHESHLQTLDLAPAREVIEPLLAAGKVSGGDIGLRFVVDINRDPTDPRELSELPEVRLWFIRLDTCYPWLPLILDWEAGELGRYAAMLVPHQFSPTEGIRYNPEGLEIFMMAKIFIIAAWLKGQGISQYTRLKFMTQMLGYEIDDGLFELLA, from the coding sequence ATGGCCCACACCATTACCCTGCACGAGTCTCATTTGCAGACCCTCGATCTAGCTCCGGCCCGCGAGGTGATCGAGCCGCTGCTGGCGGCGGGTAAGGTGTCTGGCGGCGATATTGGCCTGCGGTTTGTAGTTGACATCAACCGCGACCCCACCGACCCCCGCGAGCTGTCAGAACTGCCGGAGGTGCGGCTGTGGTTTATTCGCCTGGACACGTGCTATCCGTGGCTGCCGCTGATTTTAGACTGGGAGGCGGGGGAACTGGGCCGCTACGCCGCTATGCTGGTGCCCCACCAGTTCAGCCCCACCGAGGGCATTCGCTATAACCCTGAGGGGCTAGAAATTTTTATGATGGCGAAGATTTTTATTATCGCCGCCTGGCTCAAGGGGCAGGGCATTAGCCAGTACACCCGGCTCAAGTTTATGACCCAGATGCTGGGCTACGAGATCGACGATGGCCTGTTTGAGCTGCTGGCCTGA
- a CDS encoding EcsC family protein, with protein sequence MTTTPPPSADSNDSTRDTFQAVTQVMQAVVAVLDNATASTGNAVVSKFQPFLEPVTATVGQVVGPIANLPFIRYATALPGMKWLLAALGQVNVESVRSQVAELRQQYPQENKRALAQRVMAETALKAAGIGLATNFVPPVAFALTLVDIGAIAALQANMIYRIATIYGYSPTDHDRRGEVLAIWLLSSTTAGMVKSGLSIAELIPGLGAILGVATDTSLIYSVGYFACRYYETKRSAPTEILV encoded by the coding sequence TCAACCCGCGACACCTTTCAGGCCGTAACCCAGGTGATGCAGGCGGTTGTGGCCGTGCTCGACAACGCCACCGCCAGCACCGGCAATGCCGTGGTGTCCAAGTTTCAGCCTTTTTTAGAACCCGTCACCGCCACCGTTGGCCAGGTGGTTGGCCCCATTGCCAACCTGCCGTTTATTCGCTACGCCACCGCCCTGCCGGGGATGAAATGGCTGCTGGCGGCCCTGGGCCAGGTGAATGTCGAATCGGTGCGATCGCAGGTGGCCGAACTCCGCCAGCAGTACCCCCAGGAGAACAAGCGCGCCCTGGCCCAGCGGGTGATGGCCGAAACCGCCCTCAAGGCCGCCGGTATTGGTCTGGCTACCAACTTTGTGCCCCCGGTGGCCTTTGCCCTCACCCTGGTCGATATTGGCGCGATCGCCGCCCTCCAGGCCAACATGATCTACCGCATCGCCACCATCTACGGCTACTCCCCCACCGACCACGACCGCCGTGGCGAGGTGCTGGCCATCTGGCTGCTGTCCTCCACCACGGCGGGCATGGTCAAGTCGGGGCTCAGCATCGCCGAACTCATCCCTGGCCTGGGGGCGATACTGGGGGTGGCTACCGACACATCGCTGATCTACAGCGTGGGCTACTTTGCCTGCCGCTACTACGAAACCAAGCGATCGGCCCCGACGGAGATTTTGGTATAG